In one Syntrophorhabdaceae bacterium genomic region, the following are encoded:
- a CDS encoding site-specific integrase — translation MNVKEAISLFRFYQQANHRKRTADSYRFLLQYFDSLFSDRDLDSIKADEIYHFLEQMTKTLSKATGRLRYAQLKAFFNFIIEKCLPDLKNPCSAPLLSKTFRMPRQTPKMILEKEIVDEMIYNTKNQRNRLMLELMARCGLRIGELLNIRASDVSERRLTIKTPKSGNESEAAFMPEQVAKRLSEYITHKGMSSDTRVFPICYSTARTFIKKLGSRLQITLSPHDLRRYSATYASRNGVPLEIVSKVILRHQDLKTTQIYLGKVSEHEAIRWMDILHGK, via the coding sequence ATGAACGTAAAAGAAGCGATATCATTATTCAGGTTTTACCAGCAGGCAAACCACAGAAAAAGAACTGCGGACAGCTACAGATTCTTATTGCAGTATTTCGACTCTCTTTTTTCTGATCGTGATCTCGATTCCATAAAAGCAGACGAAATCTACCATTTCCTGGAACAGATGACAAAAACATTATCCAAAGCCACCGGAAGGTTAAGGTATGCCCAGCTCAAAGCTTTCTTTAACTTTATCATTGAAAAATGTTTGCCAGATCTCAAGAACCCATGCAGTGCCCCTCTGCTTTCAAAGACATTCAGGATGCCAAGGCAGACACCGAAGATGATCCTTGAAAAGGAGATTGTCGATGAGATGATATACAACACAAAAAACCAGAGGAACAGGTTGATGCTTGAACTTATGGCTCGCTGCGGGCTAAGGATAGGCGAACTGCTAAATATCAGGGCATCAGATGTCTCCGAAAGAAGGCTTACCATCAAGACCCCAAAGTCAGGAAACGAATCGGAGGCCGCCTTCATGCCGGAACAGGTAGCAAAACGGCTCAGTGAATATATAACCCATAAAGGAATGTCTTCTGATACCCGTGTATTCCCCATCTGCTACTCTACGGCAAGGACATTCATCAAAAAGCTGGGAAGCAGATTACAGATTACCCTATCTCCCCACGACCTCAGAAGATATTCTGCCACCTATGCCAGCCGCAACGGAGTACCGTTGGAAATCGTGTCCAAGGTGATACTCCGTCATCAGGACTTAAAGACAACACAGATTTACCTGGGCAAGGTAAGTGAGCATGAAGCGATACGCTGGATGGATATTCTCCATGGCAAATAA